Within the Comamonadaceae bacterium OTU4NAUVB1 genome, the region CACCAGCAGGAGGAAGGTCATGAAGCTCGACACCGGATTGCCCGGCAGGCCGGTGACGTGCGCGTCGCCGATGCGGCCGTACGCGAACGGCTTGCCGGGCTTGATCGCCAGCGACCACAGCGAGAGTTCGCCGAGCGACTCGATCGCGACGCGGATGTGGTCCTCCTCGCCGACGGAGACGCCACCCGTGGTAACGATCAGGTCGTTCGAAGCCGCCGCCGTGCGCAGGGCCTCGGTGGTGGCGTCGAGCCGGTCGGGCACCAGGCCCAGGTCGTCGACCGTGCAGCCCAGGCGCGTGAGCAGGGCCCGCATGAAGAAGCGGTTCGAGTTGTAGATGGTGCCGGGCTTCATGGCCTCGGGCGCGACGTCGCCGGGCATCACCAGTTCGTCGCCGGTCGACAGAAGCGCGACGCGCGGGCGCCGCGTCACACGCAGGCGATCGAGGCCGACGCTGGCCGCCAGCCCGAGCGCGGCGGGATCGAGGCGCAGCCCGCGGGACAACACGACGTCGCCACGGGCGACGTCCTCGCCCGCGCGGCGGATCCACTGGCCGGGCACCGGCGCGCGGCCGATGCGCACGCGGTCGGGGCCGTCGGCGGCGGCGTCTTCCTGCATCACGACCGCGTCGGCGCCCTGCGGAACCGGTGCGCCGGTGAAGATGCGCGCGACGCTGCCGGCCGCGAGCGGCGCGCCGACGCTGCCCGCCGGGATGCGCTGCGACACGGGCAGCACGGCATCGGCCGCGCTGCAGTCGGCACTGCGCACGGCATAGCCGTCCATCGCGCTGTTGTCGTGCGGCGGCACGGTCAGGCCCGAGACCACGTCCTGCGCGAGCACGCGGCCATCGGCCTCGAAGGTCGCGACGTCCTCGGTCGCCGGCAGCGGCACGGCCCGCTCCAGGAGCGTCGCCAGCGCGGTCTCCAGCGGCATCAGGGCGGGTCGCGCGAGGGCAGCGGCCGAGGCGGCGGAGGAAGTCGGTTCAGGCATGGTGGGCAAGCTTGTAGTCGAAGCGGTCCGCCTGCGCGAGCAGCCAGGCCACGACCGCGTCGGCGTCGTTGACATCGAGCACCGGCAGCGCGGTCGGATGCGGCAGGCGGCGCGGTGCGTCCGTGGCGATGGCGACGACGTGGGCGTCCTCGGCATAGTGCGGCGGGCGCGGCGGCGCGTCGGGGGCGGGCTCGCGCCAGACCTCGACCTTGGGCAGGTCGGCGTGGCGGAAACCCTCGACCAGCACCCAGTCGACGCCGGCGTCGAGTTCCGCGATCAGGTCGTGCACCGACAGCGCCAGCGGCCGCTCGAATTCGCGGATCAGCGCCAGGCGCCGGTCGGAGGCGACGACGACCTCGAAGGCGCCCGCCTCCCGATGCCGCCAGGTGTCCTTGCCGGGGTGGTCGATGTCGAAGCGATGGTGCGCGTGCTTGACCACCGACACGCGCTGCCCCCGCGCCTTGAGCAGCGGGATGAGGCGCTCGACCAGCGTCGTCTTGCCGGCGCCCGAATAGCCCGCGAAGCCGATGGCCTTCATGCGGCGCGCCCGCCCGTCCGGCTCGACCGGCTCACGCGCTCGCCGCGTCGCAATGCTGCGCGATGTACGCCTTGACGGCCCGCGCGTCGGCGGCGAGCCTGTGCACGCGCTTGGGCAGGGCCTCGATGCCCTCGAACCGCGCCGGGCGGTCCGGCTCGTGGCCGAGGGCCTCGACGATCGTGGCGGCGAACTTGATCGGCAGCGCCGTCTCCAGCACGATCATCGGCACGCCGGGCGCGAGGTGCTCGCGCGCGGCCTTCAGGCCGTCGGCGGTGTGCGTGTCGATCAGCGTGGCGAAGCGCCGGTCGGTGTCGCGGATGGTCGCGAGGCGGTCGGCGTGCGTGCTGCGGCTGCTCGCGAAACCGAAGCGCGTCGCGGCCTCGGCGAAGCGCGGATCGGCGCTCAGGTCGAAGAAGCCGTGGCGGCCGAGCTCGCCCTCGAACAGGTTGCGCGTGAGGGCGCCGTCGCGCCCGAGCAGATCGAAGGCGAAGCGCTCGAAGTTGCTCGCCTTGCTGATGTCCATCGACGGGCTGGAGGTCTCGTGCGTGTCGGCGGCCGAACGCACGCGGTAGACGCCGGTGCGGAAGAACTCGTCGAGCACGTCGTTCTCGTTGGTGGCCACCACCAGCGTGCGGACGGGCAGGCCCATCATGCGCGCGACATGGCCGGCGCAGACGTTGCCGAAGTTGCCCGAGGGCACGGCGAAGCTGACCTGCCGGTCGTTCGACGGCGTGGCCTGGAAGTAGCCCGCGAAGTAGTAGACGACCTGCGCCAGCAGGCGCGCCCAGTTGATCGAATTGACCGTGCCGATGCGGTACTGGCGCTTGAACGGCAGGTCGTTGGAGACCGCCTTCACGATGTCCTGGCAGTCGTCGAACACGCCCTCGATGGCGAGGTTGTGGATGTTGGCGTCCTGCAGGCTGAACATCTGCGCCTGCTGGAACGGGCTCATGCGCCCGTCCGGCGAGGTCATGAAGACGCGGATGCCCTGCTTGCCGCGCATCGCGTACTCGGCCGCGCTGCCGGTGTCGCCGCTGGTGGCGCCGAGGATGTTGAGCGTCTCGCCGCGGCGGCCCAGTTCGTACTCGAACAGGTTGCCCAGCAACTGCATCGCCATGTCCTTGAAGGCCAGGGTCGGGCCGTTGGACAGGGCCTCGAGGTAGGTGCCGTCCTCCAGCTCGCGCAGCGGGACGATCTCGGCGCTGCCGAAGACCTCGGCCGTGTACGTCTTCGCGCACAGGGCGCGCAGATCGTCGGCCGGGATGTCGTCGATGTAGAGCGACAGGATCTCGAAGGCCAGCTCGGCATAGGACAGCGCGCGCCAGCGCCCGAGCGTGGCCGCGTCGACCTGCGGGTAATGCGCCGGCAGGTACAGGCCGCCGTCGGGCGCCAGGCCCTCGAGCAGGATGTCGCAGAAGCGGCGCGGCGTGGCGTCGCCGCGTGTGGAGAGGTAGTGCATCAGCTCAGTTCTTCCTTGCGCAGCCGCACGATCGGCGCGAGCACGGTCGGCAGGGCCTGCAGCTGCGCGATGGCGTCGTCGAGCGTGCCCTCGCGCGTGTCGTGGGTCAGGATGATGACGTCGGTCTGGGTCGAGCCCTCGCCGCCGATCTCGTCGGCCTCGCGCTGGAGCACGGCGTCGATGCTGATGCCGGCCTCGGCGAGCAGGCCGGTGACCTTGGCCAGCACTCCTGCCTCGTCGGCCACGCGCAGGCGCAGGTAGTAGCTCGTGACGACCTCGCGCATCGGCACCACGTCCAGGTGGTCGTTCATGGCGTCGGGGTGGAACGCGAGGTGCGGCACGCGCTGGGCGGCATCGGCCGTGTGCAGGCGCGTGATGTCCACCAGGTCGGCGATCACGGCGCTGGCCGTGGGCTCGCTGCCGGCGCCCTTGCCGTAGTAGAGCGTGGTGCCGACGGCGTCGCCGTGCACCACGACCGCGTTCATCGCGCCCTCGACGTTGGCCAGCAGCCGCTTGGCCGGCACCAGCGCCGGGTGCACGCGCAGCTCGATGCCGCCGGCGGCGCGGCGCGTGATGCCCAGCAGCTTGATGCGGTAGCCCAGCTGCTCGGCGTACCTGATGTCCTGCGCGGCGAGCTTCGTGATGCCCTCGACGTGCGCCTTGTCGAACTGCACCGGCATGCCGAAGGCGATGGCGCTCATCAGCGTGATCTTGTGGGCGGCGTCGACGCCCTCGATGTCGAAGGTCGGGTCGGCCTCCGCGTAGCCCAGGCGCTGCGCCTCCTTGAGCACGGTCGCGAAGTCGAGCCCCTTGTCGCGCATCTCCGAGAGGATGAAGTTGGTGGTGCCGTTGATGATGCCGGCGATCCACTGGATGCGGTTGGCCGTCAGGCCCTCGCGCAGCGCCTTGATGATCGGGATGCCGCCGGCCACGGCCGCCTCGAACGCGACCATCACGCCTTTCTGCTGGGCCGCGGCGAAGATCTCGGTGCCGTGCACGGCCAGCAGCGCCTTGTTGGCCGTCACCACGTGCTTGCCCGCGGCGATGGCCTCGAGCACCAGCTGCCGGGCGATGCCGTAGCCGCCGATCAGCTCCACGACGATCTCGATGCCGGGGTCGGCGATGACCTCGCGCGCATCGGCGACGACGCGCGTGCCCTCGCCCACGGCGGCACGGGCGCGCTCGACGTCGCGGTCGGCCACCATCGTGATCTCGATGCCGCGGCCGGCGCGCCGCTGGATCTCTTCCTGGTTGCGGCGCAGCACCTCGAAGGTGCCGCTGCCGACGGTGCCGATGCCCAGCAGGCCGACTTGGATGGGTTTCATGGATGCAGGAGTCATGTCGAAGGAACGGACGGAACGGGACGGAGGCGGCGAGCGGACCGGCGCGCGCATGGAGGCGGAGGCGAGCGGCGCGGGAAGCGGTTGGGGTGGGGGATGGGGCTCAGGCGACAGCGGCCGTGCGCAGCCGGGCGCGATAGCGTTCCAGGAACTTCGCGATGCGACCGATCGCCTCGCGCAGATCCTCCTCGTGGGGCAGGAAGACGATGCGGAAGTGGTCGGGCGTCCCCCAGTTGAAGCCGGTGCCCTGCACCAGCATCACCTTGGTCTCCTTGAGCAGCTCGAGGAAGAACTGGCGGTCGTCCTCGATCGGGTAGACCTTGGGATCGAGCCGGGGGAACATGTAGAGCGCCGCCGCCGGCTTGACGCAGGTCACGCCCGGGATCGCCGTGATGAGTTCGTAGGCGAGGTCGCGCTGACGGCGCAGGCGGCCGCCCGTGCCCACCAGGTCCTTGATGCTCTGGTAGCCGCCGAGCGCGGTCTGGATCGCCCACTGGCCCGGGACGTTCGCGCACAGGCGCATGTTGGAGAGCATGTTGAGTCCCTCGATGTAGTCGCGCGCCACCTTCTTGTCGCCCGATACCACCAGCCAGCCGGCGCGGTAGCCGCACGAGCGATAGCTCTTGGACAGGGAGTTGAAGGTCAACGTGAGCACGTCGTTGGACAGGCTGGCGATGGCCGTGTGCCGCACGCCGTCGTAGAGCACCTTGTCGTACACCTCGTCGGCGAAGATCACCAGGCCGTGCTCGCGCGCGATGTCGATGATGCCGCGCAGCAGACCCTCGGAATACAGCGCGCCGGTCGGGTTGTTGGGATTGATGACCACGATGCCCTTGGTGCGCGGCGTGACCTTGGCGCGGATGTCGGCGAGGTCGGGCATCCAGCCGTTGTCCTCGTCGCACAGGTAGTGCACCGGACGGCCGCCGGACAGGCTCGTGGAGGCGGTCCACAGCGGGTAGTCGGGCGTCGGCACCAGCAGCTCGTCGCCGTCGTCGAGCAGCGCGTTGGTGGACATGGCGATCAGCTCGCTCGCGCCGTTGCCCAGGTAGATGTCGTCGAGCGTCACGCCCGCGATGCCCTGCTTCTGGGTCTCGTGCATGACGGCCTTGCGCGCCGCGAAGATGCCCTTGCTGTCGGAATAGCCCGCCGACGCCGGCAGGTTGCGGATCATGTCCTGCTGGACTTCCTCGGGGGCATCGAAGCCGAACACGGCGAGGTTGCCGATGTTGAGCTTGATGATCTTCTGGCCCTCTTCCTCCATCTGCTTGGCGGCATCCATGATGGGGCCACGGATGTCGTAGAGCACGTTGGCCAGCTTGGCCGATTTCTTGAGCTGCTTCAAAGTCCCTCCGGGAGCCGCCCACATAGGGGAAAACCTATAATTTGACCACAGTTCCAGCGCGCCCAAATGAAGCTCCAGCCCGACAAATCCGAGGTCCAGACAATCACCGCCTACGGTCCGGGGTGGATCGCGATCAACCACGAACGGTTGGAGACCAGCATGATCGTGGGCTCCGGTGGCGAGCGCCTGACCTGGAACTGCACCGGCTTCGAGACGCTCGGCGCCGAGCACTTCGCCCAGCTGGCCTCGCTGGACGCGGAAATGGTGATCTTCGGCAGCGGCACGCGACTGCGCTTCCCGCATCCGTCATGGCTGCAGCCGCTCATGGCGCGTCGCGTGGGCGTCGAAACCATGGACACGGCAGCGGCCTGCCGCACCTACAACATCCTGGCCGCGGAAGGGCGACGCGTGGTGGCGGCGCTGCTGGTGGAGCGTCCCATGGATGGAATGTGAGAAACATTTGGCGTTAAAATGACAGGCTTGCGACTTGGCGATCCGCCTGCCCGATCCGCCCTCATAAGTGAGCAACGACCAATCCCCCATCGCCCCAGCGGCGCGGCCCCGCGATGGAACCTTACGGAGAAAACAAGTTTCATGGCGATCGTTGTCAACAAACCCATCCCCGAATTCGAATCCACTGCCACCGGTGGCCTGAAGGTCTCGAACACCTCGCACCTCGGACACGTTCTGGTGATGTATTTCTATCCCAAGGACAACACGCCGGGCTGCACCACGGAGGCCATGCAGTTTCGCGATCGGTACAAGGATTTCGTCAAGGCCGGCGCCACCGTCTTCGGCGTGTCGCGCGACAACATGAAGTCGCACGAGGAATTCAAGACCAAGCTTGAATTGCCCTTCGAACTCATCGCCGATACGGAAGAGAAGATGTGCCACATGTTCGGCGTGGTCAAGAACAAGATCATGTACGGCAAGAAGGTCAAGGGCATCGAGCGCAGCACTTTCCTGGTTGGCGCCGATGGCATCCTGAAGGCTGAATGGCGTGGCCTCAAGGTTCCGGGCCATGTCGACGACGTGCTCAAGGCTGTCAAGGCACTGAAGAAACCCGCCTGATCCCGTGCCCTGCCCGGGGTGGGCGCGATGTGCATAATGACTTTATGCCTTTGAGCGCCACGACTGCATTCTCCGAACAAAGCCGCTCTGGTTTCCAGGCGGCTTTTTCGCTTTCTGGTCCTTTTCATTTCGCGAGCAGAACGACTCATGCCCTTGCCTCCCGCACCCACGAAACGCGCCGCTCTTCTGTCACCCGACGCCATCGAGACATCCACGCGTTCTCCGCACAAGACTTCGCGGCGCGGCAACGGCGCGCGAGCCATTGAGGAAGTCCGTTCCGACGATCCGCGCAACCTCGCCCTGCCCGACCGGCAGGCACCCACCGAAGACGATCGCGACGGCATGGCCATGGCGGTCGCGTCGACCACACCGCGTGCCTTCGGCCATGTGATGGGTGCCGAACCGGCACAACAGGTCGAGACCAAGTCGCGTCCGGCACCTCAGCCGGCGATGGCCACCGACGCCGTCGACGAGGAGCCCGCCGCAACCGGCGTGGAATCGACCGACGTGCAGCCACAGGAGCGCACCACGGCACGTGGCGCTTCGCGCAGGCGCAACAGCCGCGCGGCAGGCCCGACACCGGTGACGACGGAAGCGTCGCAAGCGCCGGCGGTCGCCGAAGCCCTCCAGGCACGCGCCCCGGCACCGAGTCTGCCCGAGCCTTCGTCCGCGCCGGCACC harbors:
- a CDS encoding homoserine dehydrogenase; translation: MKPIQVGLLGIGTVGSGTFEVLRRNQEEIQRRAGRGIEITMVADRDVERARAAVGEGTRVVADAREVIADPGIEIVVELIGGYGIARQLVLEAIAAGKHVVTANKALLAVHGTEIFAAAQQKGVMVAFEAAVAGGIPIIKALREGLTANRIQWIAGIINGTTNFILSEMRDKGLDFATVLKEAQRLGYAEADPTFDIEGVDAAHKITLMSAIAFGMPVQFDKAHVEGITKLAAQDIRYAEQLGYRIKLLGITRRAAGGIELRVHPALVPAKRLLANVEGAMNAVVVHGDAVGTTLYYGKGAGSEPTASAVIADLVDITRLHTADAAQRVPHLAFHPDAMNDHLDVVPMREVVTSYYLRLRVADEAGVLAKVTGLLAEAGISIDAVLQREADEIGGEGSTQTDVIILTHDTREGTLDDAIAQLQALPTVLAPIVRLRKEELS
- a CDS encoding molybdopterin molybdotransferase MoeA, which codes for MPEPTSSAASAAALARPALMPLETALATLLERAVPLPATEDVATFEADGRVLAQDVVSGLTVPPHDNSAMDGYAVRSADCSAADAVLPVSQRIPAGSVGAPLAAGSVARIFTGAPVPQGADAVVMQEDAAADGPDRVRIGRAPVPGQWIRRAGEDVARGDVVLSRGLRLDPAALGLAASVGLDRLRVTRRPRVALLSTGDELVMPGDVAPEAMKPGTIYNSNRFFMRALLTRLGCTVDDLGLVPDRLDATTEALRTAAASNDLIVTTGGVSVGEEDHIRVAIESLGELSLWSLAIKPGKPFAYGRIGDAHVTGLPGNPVSSFMTFLLLVRPFVLRLQGVDHVAPPAVPMRVDADWPRADRRREFLRARRNAAGGLDLFRNQGSGVLTSMVWGDGVIDTPAGQPFRRGDTVRFIPFDALLA
- a CDS encoding pyridoxal phosphate-dependent aminotransferase; the encoded protein is MKQLKKSAKLANVLYDIRGPIMDAAKQMEEEGQKIIKLNIGNLAVFGFDAPEEVQQDMIRNLPASAGYSDSKGIFAARKAVMHETQKQGIAGVTLDDIYLGNGASELIAMSTNALLDDGDELLVPTPDYPLWTASTSLSGGRPVHYLCDEDNGWMPDLADIRAKVTPRTKGIVVINPNNPTGALYSEGLLRGIIDIAREHGLVIFADEVYDKVLYDGVRHTAIASLSNDVLTLTFNSLSKSYRSCGYRAGWLVVSGDKKVARDYIEGLNMLSNMRLCANVPGQWAIQTALGGYQSIKDLVGTGGRLRRQRDLAYELITAIPGVTCVKPAAALYMFPRLDPKVYPIEDDRQFFLELLKETKVMLVQGTGFNWGTPDHFRIVFLPHEEDLREAIGRIAKFLERYRARLRTAAVA
- the mobB gene encoding molybdopterin-guanine dinucleotide biosynthesis protein B, whose amino-acid sequence is MKAIGFAGYSGAGKTTLVERLIPLLKARGQRVSVVKHAHHRFDIDHPGKDTWRHREAGAFEVVVASDRRLALIREFERPLALSVHDLIAELDAGVDWVLVEGFRHADLPKVEVWREPAPDAPPRPPHYAEDAHVVAIATDAPRRLPHPTALPVLDVNDADAVVAWLLAQADRFDYKLAHHA
- a CDS encoding Mth938-like domain-containing protein, yielding MKLQPDKSEVQTITAYGPGWIAINHERLETSMIVGSGGERLTWNCTGFETLGAEHFAQLASLDAEMVIFGSGTRLRFPHPSWLQPLMARRVGVETMDTAAACRTYNILAAEGRRVVAALLVERPMDGM
- a CDS encoding peroxiredoxin is translated as MAIVVNKPIPEFESTATGGLKVSNTSHLGHVLVMYFYPKDNTPGCTTEAMQFRDRYKDFVKAGATVFGVSRDNMKSHEEFKTKLELPFELIADTEEKMCHMFGVVKNKIMYGKKVKGIERSTFLVGADGILKAEWRGLKVPGHVDDVLKAVKALKKPA
- the thrC gene encoding threonine synthase — its product is MHYLSTRGDATPRRFCDILLEGLAPDGGLYLPAHYPQVDAATLGRWRALSYAELAFEILSLYIDDIPADDLRALCAKTYTAEVFGSAEIVPLRELEDGTYLEALSNGPTLAFKDMAMQLLGNLFEYELGRRGETLNILGATSGDTGSAAEYAMRGKQGIRVFMTSPDGRMSPFQQAQMFSLQDANIHNLAIEGVFDDCQDIVKAVSNDLPFKRQYRIGTVNSINWARLLAQVVYYFAGYFQATPSNDRQVSFAVPSGNFGNVCAGHVARMMGLPVRTLVVATNENDVLDEFFRTGVYRVRSAADTHETSSPSMDISKASNFERFAFDLLGRDGALTRNLFEGELGRHGFFDLSADPRFAEAATRFGFASSRSTHADRLATIRDTDRRFATLIDTHTADGLKAAREHLAPGVPMIVLETALPIKFAATIVEALGHEPDRPARFEGIEALPKRVHRLAADARAVKAYIAQHCDAASA